One segment of Nostoc piscinale CENA21 DNA contains the following:
- a CDS encoding CoB--CoM heterodisulfide reductase iron-sulfur subunit B family protein has translation MITQTLKYAYFPGCVAQGACRELYQSTQALTQALGIELIELKKAACCGSGTFKEDSQLLEDTVNARNIALAESLNLPLLTHCSTCQGVIGHVNERLKDCQNSNPTYINQVNGLLKKEGCSPYQGSTEVTHLLYALVKDYGLEEISQRVTHKLTNLKCGAFYGCYLLRGQKTMLFDDPFQPEAMENVFRAVGATPIYYRGRTQCCGWPLASYATNESFKMAGMHIQEALANGADCLVTPCPLCHLNLDSRQPEVEKVIGKKLGLPVLHLPQLIALALGISPQELGLERHIVSTKPVLKKIRLVIRKRKSNHRGAEFTEK, from the coding sequence ATGATTACTCAAACGCTGAAATACGCTTATTTTCCAGGTTGTGTAGCCCAAGGTGCTTGTCGAGAACTGTATCAATCAACCCAAGCCCTCACACAAGCTTTAGGTATTGAATTGATTGAACTCAAAAAGGCTGCTTGCTGTGGTTCCGGTACATTTAAAGAAGACTCTCAATTATTGGAAGATACTGTTAACGCCAGAAATATTGCCTTAGCAGAATCCTTAAATCTTCCACTACTCACTCATTGCAGTACCTGTCAAGGTGTAATTGGTCATGTTAATGAACGTTTAAAAGATTGTCAAAATAGCAATCCGACTTACATTAACCAAGTGAATGGCTTACTCAAAAAAGAAGGTTGTTCACCTTATCAGGGCAGTACAGAAGTAACACATTTGCTTTATGCTTTGGTTAAAGATTATGGCTTAGAAGAAATTAGCCAGCGTGTCACCCACAAGTTAACTAATTTAAAATGCGGTGCTTTTTACGGCTGCTATCTGCTCCGTGGACAAAAAACCATGCTATTCGATGATCCTTTCCAACCAGAAGCAATGGAAAATGTGTTTCGGGCTGTGGGTGCAACACCAATTTATTATCGGGGTCGTACCCAATGTTGTGGTTGGCCATTAGCTAGTTACGCCACTAATGAATCTTTTAAAATGGCAGGAATGCACATTCAAGAAGCTTTGGCAAATGGCGCTGATTGTTTGGTGACACCTTGTCCTTTATGCCATTTGAATTTAGATTCTCGTCAACCAGAAGTTGAGAAAGTGATTGGTAAAAAGTTAGGTTTGCCAGTGCTACATTTACCACAATTAATTGCTTTAGCACTGGGGATTAGTCCGCAAGAACTTGGTTTAGAAAGACATATTGTTTCGACAAAACCAGTGTTAAAAAAAATTAGGCTTGTAATTAGAAAGCGAAAATCGAACCACAGAGGCGCAGAGTTCACGGAAAAATGA
- a CDS encoding NAD(P)/FAD-dependent oxidoreductase produces the protein MQPLQIIVIGGGAAGFFGAIACANANPYARVILLEASRQPLAKVRISGGGRCNVTHACFEPAALVANYPRGGKALRGAFSRFQAKDTISWFANHGVPLKKEADGRMFPVTDSSETIVQCLMNAAEDMDVELRTGTPVVSVKRLPNNQFEVYLKSGETLKCDRLLLATGSNSIGYKIAQEFGHQIEPPVPSLFTFNIADPNLRALSGVSMNPVRLRLSVPQQPTLEQMGPLLITHWGVSGPAVLKLSAWGARILYDNRYQATLIINWLPDLSQEEVREKIVAVKNEWGKKAIALHRGIDLPHRLWQYLINRASINTEVRWAEISNKTLNQLVQEISQGKYLINGKGAFKEEFVTCGGVSLKEVNFKTMESKLITDLYFAGEILDIDGITGGFNFQSAWTTAYLAGLAMAEN, from the coding sequence TTGCAACCGTTACAAATTATCGTTATCGGGGGTGGGGCTGCGGGATTTTTTGGTGCGATCGCTTGTGCTAATGCCAACCCTTATGCCCGTGTTATTTTACTCGAAGCCAGCCGTCAACCACTAGCCAAGGTGAGAATTTCTGGTGGTGGACGCTGCAATGTCACTCATGCTTGTTTTGAACCAGCCGCCTTAGTGGCGAATTACCCCAGAGGCGGAAAAGCTTTGCGGGGTGCTTTTAGTCGCTTTCAAGCGAAAGATACTATTTCTTGGTTTGCTAACCACGGAGTACCACTGAAAAAAGAAGCTGATGGGCGAATGTTTCCAGTGACAGACAGTTCGGAAACAATTGTGCAGTGTTTGATGAATGCGGCTGAAGACATGGACGTAGAACTGCGGACGGGTACACCAGTTGTCTCAGTGAAACGACTACCCAACAATCAGTTTGAAGTTTATTTGAAATCGGGTGAAACTTTAAAATGCGATCGCCTACTATTAGCCACTGGTAGTAACTCCATAGGCTATAAAATCGCCCAAGAATTTGGCCATCAAATTGAACCACCAGTTCCTTCACTATTTACCTTTAACATTGCTGACCCCAATTTGCGGGCTTTAAGTGGCGTGAGTATGAATCCGGTGCGTTTGCGGCTTTCTGTTCCCCAACAACCAACCTTAGAACAAATGGGGCCTTTGCTGATTACCCATTGGGGTGTGAGTGGTCCGGCGGTGTTGAAACTTTCGGCTTGGGGGGCGAGAATTTTGTATGACAACCGCTATCAAGCCACTTTAATAATCAACTGGCTACCCGATTTATCACAAGAAGAAGTCCGGGAAAAAATTGTAGCAGTTAAAAATGAATGGGGAAAAAAAGCGATCGCCTTACATCGTGGAATTGATTTACCTCATCGTCTTTGGCAATACTTGATTAACCGAGCCAGTATTAATACGGAAGTTCGCTGGGCAGAAATCTCTAACAAAACCCTAAATCAGTTAGTGCAGGAAATTTCCCAGGGAAAATACTTAATTAATGGCAAAGGTGCTTTCAAAGAAGAATTTGTTACCTGTGGTGGAGTTAGCCTTAAAGAAGTAAATTTTAAAACAATGGAGAGCAAATTAATTACTGACCTTTACTTTGCGGGAGAGATTTTAGATATTGATGGCATTACAGGTGGATTTAACTTCCAAAGTGCCTGGACAACAGCTTATTTAGCAGGTTTAGCAATGGCAGAAAATTAA
- a CDS encoding acyl carrier protein yields MSQNETFEKVKKSVADQLSVDEEKITAQSNFIDDLGADSLDLVELVMAFEEEFEIEIPDEAAEKILTVQDAVDYIENQVAASA; encoded by the coding sequence ATGAGCCAAAACGAAACTTTTGAAAAGGTCAAAAAAAGCGTCGCTGATCAACTAAGTGTTGACGAAGAAAAGATTACTGCCCAATCTAATTTTATCGATGATCTAGGTGCTGATTCCCTGGATCTCGTCGAGCTAGTTATGGCTTTTGAAGAAGAATTCGAGATTGAAATTCCTGATGAAGCCGCCGAGAAGATTTTGACAGTCCAAGATGCGGTTGATTACATTGAAAATCAAGTTGCCGCATCCGCTTAA
- a CDS encoding SRPBCC family protein, with product MAASHISDPIIAGLDMPWSDDKRRLLMQGEILVEARSHTAWGGAVTAWMYVPMMRSQVWQQLTDYPRWVQYFPDITRSEVLQRGEVKRLYQAAQKAFLFFTAQVEIYLSVAEVIGQQIHFRMEKGTFEDFSACVDLKDFGNGTLLAYNVQATPNIPIPSVFIQQAMNFELPANMRKMRQVLCKQ from the coding sequence ATGGCTGCGTCTCATATTTCCGACCCAATTATTGCAGGTTTAGATATGCCTTGGAGCGATGACAAGCGAAGATTGTTAATGCAGGGCGAAATTTTGGTAGAAGCGCGATCGCATACGGCGTGGGGCGGTGCAGTTACTGCATGGATGTATGTACCCATGATGCGATCGCAAGTATGGCAGCAACTCACTGACTACCCTCGTTGGGTGCAATATTTTCCTGATATCACCAGAAGCGAAGTTCTGCAAAGAGGTGAAGTTAAGCGCCTGTACCAAGCAGCACAAAAAGCCTTTTTATTTTTCACAGCCCAAGTTGAAATTTATCTCAGCGTTGCGGAAGTAATTGGACAACAAATTCACTTCCGTATGGAAAAAGGCACTTTTGAAGACTTTAGTGCCTGTGTCGATTTAAAAGATTTTGGTAACGGCACTTTACTTGCTTATAATGTGCAAGCTACACCCAATATCCCCATCCCTTCAGTTTTTATTCAGCAAGCTATGAACTTTGAACTACCTGCAAATATGCGGAAAATGCGTCAGGTTTTGTGTAAGCAGTAA
- the lpxD gene encoding UDP-3-O-(3-hydroxymyristoyl)glucosamine N-acyltransferase, with translation MKFSEIIHQFGDITTSNSLITNPAQDIDITGVAAIDEAITGTISYVEGSKFVSLINKTNASALILPEDPTLQTQAQERGIAWVSTKEPKLLFAQVLTLFYQPYRPSPEIHPTAVIHPTAKIGNDVYIGPHAVVQERVEIGNYAIIHPNVVIYPDVKIGDRTTLHANCTIHERSQIGADCVVHSGAVIGAEGFGFVPTRTGWFKMEQSGYTVLEDGVEIGCNSAVDRPAVGETRIGKYTKIDNLVQIGHGCQIGMGCAIAGQAGMAGGVQVGNRVILAGQVGVANQVKIGDGAIASAQTGIHSDVPPKEIVSGTPAIPHKIYLKVSAITSRLPDMYQAFKRSQRQ, from the coding sequence ATGAAATTCAGCGAAATCATCCATCAATTTGGGGATATTACTACTAGTAATAGCCTGATAACTAACCCAGCCCAAGATATAGACATCACAGGGGTTGCTGCTATTGATGAAGCCATAACTGGGACTATCAGTTATGTCGAAGGTAGTAAATTTGTATCTTTAATTAATAAAACAAACGCAAGTGCTTTAATTCTGCCCGAAGATCCAACTTTACAAACTCAAGCCCAAGAACGTGGGATTGCTTGGGTAAGTACAAAAGAACCAAAACTTTTATTTGCCCAAGTCTTGACTCTGTTTTATCAACCATATCGCCCCAGCCCAGAAATTCATCCGACGGCTGTGATTCATCCCACCGCAAAAATTGGTAATGATGTTTACATTGGCCCTCACGCAGTGGTGCAAGAACGGGTGGAAATCGGTAACTATGCGATTATTCATCCCAATGTCGTAATTTATCCTGATGTCAAAATTGGCGATCGCACTACCTTACACGCTAATTGTACAATTCACGAACGTAGCCAAATCGGTGCAGATTGCGTAGTTCACAGTGGCGCTGTGATTGGTGCAGAAGGTTTTGGCTTTGTGCCTACCCGCACTGGTTGGTTCAAAATGGAACAATCAGGCTACACAGTTTTAGAAGATGGTGTAGAAATTGGCTGTAACAGTGCTGTTGACCGTCCAGCAGTTGGTGAGACGAGAATTGGTAAATATACCAAAATTGATAACTTAGTACAAATTGGTCATGGTTGCCAAATTGGGATGGGTTGTGCGATTGCTGGTCAAGCCGGGATGGCTGGTGGTGTCCAAGTTGGTAATCGTGTAATTTTAGCAGGACAAGTGGGAGTCGCCAACCAAGTCAAAATCGGTGATGGGGCGATCGCCTCTGCCCAAACTGGTATTCACAGCGATGTCCCACCCAAAGAAATTGTTTCTGGTACTCCAGCCATACCTCACAAAATTTATCTCAAAGTCAGTGCGATTACTAGTCGTTTGCCAGATATGTATCAAGCATTCAAGCGATCGCAACGACAATAA
- a CDS encoding DUF6006 family protein, whose amino-acid sequence MKNITKWLLGLAIAPAGLLLISSHTQASQVVGEWFFGFWDCNIDGRPARMEWKVVDDPQTNCNGNICSTTSGVRLIGRFSDNGSAWVPLAKRFSSSRRQDLGIRYLGAEQDNWYLKYNSQARRAEGWTTWRGNRYPLQCRKRR is encoded by the coding sequence ATGAAAAACATCACAAAGTGGCTTTTGGGCTTGGCGATCGCTCCTGCTGGTTTATTGTTAATATCTAGTCACACTCAAGCCAGTCAAGTTGTCGGTGAGTGGTTCTTTGGTTTCTGGGATTGTAACATTGACGGTAGACCAGCCCGAATGGAATGGAAAGTAGTAGATGACCCCCAAACTAATTGCAATGGGAATATTTGCTCTACTACTTCTGGCGTGCGTTTAATTGGGCGGTTCAGTGATAACGGTAGTGCGTGGGTTCCTCTAGCAAAACGTTTTTCTAGCAGCCGCAGACAAGATTTAGGTATTCGTTATTTAGGCGCAGAACAAGATAATTGGTATCTGAAATACAACAGTCAGGCTCGACGCGCAGAGGGTTGGACAACCTGGCGGGGTAATCGCTATCCACTACAATGTCGCAAACGCAGATAA
- a CDS encoding DUF2993 domain-containing protein: MPEERRLEEQLISQEAERRLSNQLDEAEQIDVDVQTDLFKIVQGQADGVSLSGKGLVFKENIRVQDIKLQTDSIAVNPLSAIFGQIELNAPVNAIARIVMTESDINQALNSELVQNYAKNYNLNVEGENVSFTMQNMQLTFPGDGKIQFQGLTQIKEKSNTRLLGFTARFRPRTHANPIILESFDCYQGEGVNFEVVLALMQKVKELIHLPDFTWDGTKFKILNMEIIKHNLILLLETKMRQIPHSVSEISN; this comes from the coding sequence ATGCCTGAAGAACGCAGGTTGGAAGAACAATTAATCTCCCAAGAAGCCGAACGTCGGCTATCCAACCAACTAGATGAAGCTGAACAAATTGATGTTGATGTGCAGACTGATTTGTTCAAGATAGTTCAAGGACAAGCAGATGGAGTTTCTCTGAGTGGGAAAGGATTAGTTTTTAAAGAAAATATCCGGGTTCAAGACATCAAACTCCAAACAGATAGTATTGCTGTAAATCCTTTAAGTGCAATTTTTGGGCAGATTGAATTAAATGCACCAGTAAATGCGATCGCCCGCATTGTCATGACAGAATCGGATATTAATCAAGCATTAAATTCCGAACTTGTGCAGAATTACGCCAAAAATTATAACTTGAATGTAGAAGGTGAAAATGTCAGCTTTACAATGCAAAACATGCAATTAACATTTCCTGGAGATGGCAAAATTCAATTCCAGGGATTAACTCAAATAAAAGAAAAAAGTAATACGCGTCTACTTGGGTTTACAGCTAGATTTCGCCCTCGCACTCATGCCAACCCGATCATTTTAGAAAGTTTTGACTGTTATCAGGGAGAAGGCGTTAACTTTGAAGTAGTTTTAGCACTGATGCAGAAAGTTAAAGAATTAATTCATCTACCTGATTTTACTTGGGATGGCACAAAATTTAAAATTTTAAATATGGAGATAATCAAGCATAATTTGATACTTTTACTTGAAACCAAAATGCGCCAAATACCTCATTCGGTATCGGAAATTTCTAATTAA
- the rd gene encoding rubredoxin: METYECTICGYVYDPEVGDPDGGIPPGTPFEDIPEDWVCPVCGATKDQFKPVEV; this comes from the coding sequence ATGGAAACTTACGAATGCACTATTTGTGGCTACGTGTATGATCCAGAAGTAGGTGATCCTGATGGGGGAATTCCCCCTGGAACACCATTTGAAGATATCCCAGAAGATTGGGTGTGTCCCGTTTGCGGCGCGACAAAGGATCAATTTAAACCAGTAGAAGTGTAA
- the tkt gene encoding transketolase, whose product MAVATQSLEELCINSIRFLAVDAIEKAKSGHPGLPMGAAPMAFVLWDRFMRYNPKNPKWFNRDRFVLSAGHGSMLQYALLYLAGYDSVSIEDIKQFRQWESKTPGHPENFVTAGVEVTTGPLGQGIANAVGLAIAEAHLAAKFNKPDAKIVDHYTYVILGDGCNMEGVSGEAASLAGHLGLGKLIALYDDNHISIDGSTDVAFTEDVSKRFEAYGWHVLHVKDGNTDLEAIHKAIEAAKAVTDKPSMIKVTTTIGYGSPNKANTAGIHGAALGGDEVELTRKNLGWENEPFVIPQDVLNHTRKAVERGAGYEADWNKAFADYKAKYPQEAAEFERYLSGKLADGWDKVLPTYTPEDKGLPTRKHSETCLNKLAAVVPELIGGSADLTHSNLTEIKGKGDFQKGQYQNPNIHFGVREHAMGAICNGIALHSSGLIPYGATFLIFTDYMRAAIRLSALSLAGSIWVMTHDSIGQGEDGPTHQPIETLASLRAIPNLTVIRPADGNETSGAYKVAIERAKQNDPTLLALTRQNVPNLAGTSIEGVAKGGYTVVDSEGTPELIIIGTGSELSLCVTAAEKLTAEGKKVRVVSLPAWDLFEAQDAAYKESVLPKAVTKRLAVEAASSFGWHKYIGTEGDTVTIDRFGASAPGGVCLEKFGFSVDNVLAKAKQLLG is encoded by the coding sequence ATGGCTGTTGCAACCCAATCCCTCGAAGAACTGTGCATTAACTCAATCCGCTTCTTGGCTGTCGATGCTATAGAAAAGGCAAAATCGGGACACCCAGGGCTGCCGATGGGCGCTGCTCCAATGGCATTTGTGCTATGGGATCGCTTTATGCGGTATAACCCCAAAAATCCTAAGTGGTTCAACCGCGATCGCTTTGTTTTGTCTGCTGGTCATGGCTCGATGCTACAGTATGCGCTGCTGTACTTAGCAGGCTATGACAGTGTAAGTATCGAAGATATCAAGCAATTTCGTCAGTGGGAATCTAAAACCCCTGGACACCCAGAAAACTTTGTTACTGCTGGTGTAGAAGTTACTACTGGCCCTTTAGGACAAGGTATTGCCAACGCAGTCGGTTTGGCCATAGCTGAAGCACATCTGGCAGCTAAATTCAACAAACCCGATGCCAAAATTGTTGACCATTATACTTATGTGATTCTCGGTGATGGTTGCAACATGGAAGGTGTTTCTGGTGAAGCAGCTTCCCTGGCTGGACACCTGGGATTAGGTAAACTCATCGCCCTTTATGATGACAACCACATCTCTATTGATGGTTCTACAGATGTAGCCTTCACAGAAGATGTTTCTAAACGTTTTGAAGCTTATGGCTGGCATGTGCTTCATGTCAAAGATGGCAACACCGACTTAGAAGCCATCCACAAAGCCATTGAAGCAGCAAAAGCTGTCACCGACAAACCATCAATGATTAAGGTGACAACAACTATTGGTTATGGTTCTCCTAACAAAGCCAACACCGCTGGGATTCACGGCGCAGCTTTAGGTGGAGATGAAGTAGAATTAACCCGGAAAAATTTGGGTTGGGAAAACGAGCCATTTGTTATTCCTCAAGATGTTCTCAACCATACCCGCAAAGCAGTAGAACGTGGTGCAGGTTACGAAGCTGACTGGAACAAAGCATTTGCTGACTACAAAGCTAAGTATCCCCAGGAAGCGGCTGAATTTGAGCGTTATCTCAGTGGCAAACTGGCTGATGGTTGGGATAAAGTACTCCCCACCTACACCCCTGAAGATAAAGGTCTTCCCACCCGTAAACATTCCGAAACCTGTCTTAACAAATTGGCTGCGGTTGTACCAGAATTAATTGGTGGTTCCGCCGACTTAACCCACTCCAACTTGACCGAAATCAAAGGTAAAGGCGACTTCCAAAAAGGACAATACCAAAACCCCAACATTCACTTTGGTGTGCGGGAACATGCAATGGGCGCAATTTGTAACGGTATTGCCTTGCATAGTTCAGGGTTAATTCCTTACGGTGCTACCTTCCTGATCTTCACCGACTATATGCGGGCGGCTATTCGCTTATCTGCCCTGTCTTTAGCAGGATCGATTTGGGTAATGACTCATGACTCCATCGGTCAAGGTGAAGACGGCCCCACCCACCAACCAATCGAAACCCTCGCTTCCTTGCGTGCTATTCCTAACTTGACAGTGATTCGTCCCGCCGATGGTAACGAAACCTCTGGTGCTTACAAAGTAGCGATTGAAAGAGCAAAACAAAATGATCCTACTTTGTTGGCGTTGACTCGTCAAAACGTTCCCAACTTGGCAGGTACATCTATTGAGGGTGTAGCTAAGGGTGGATACACTGTTGTCGATTCTGAAGGTACACCAGAATTAATCATCATTGGTACTGGTTCAGAATTGAGCCTTTGTGTTACTGCTGCGGAAAAACTCACAGCCGAAGGTAAGAAAGTACGTGTTGTCTCCTTACCTGCTTGGGATTTATTTGAAGCACAAGACGCAGCTTATAAAGAATCTGTGCTGCCCAAAGCTGTCACCAAGCGTTTAGCTGTAGAAGCTGCTTCTAGCTTTGGCTGGCACAAGTATATTGGTACTGAAGGTGATACTGTCACCATTGACCGCTTTGGTGCTTCCGCGCCTGGTGGCGTTTGTTTAGAGAAATTCGGCTTTAGCGTTGATAACGTGTTAGCTAAGGCTAAACAATTGTTGGGTTAA
- the fabF gene encoding beta-ketoacyl-ACP synthase II, which produces MTDYIRKRVVVTGVGAITPIGNTSAEYWEGLVNGRNGIDYITHFDASSHDCRIAGEVKNFDPHEYLERKEVKRMDRFSQFGVSAAKQALADANLVINELNAEQIGVIIGSGVGGIKVLEDQQTVYLNRGPDRCSPFMIPMMIANMAAGLTAIHTGAKGPNNCTVTACAAGSNAIGDAFRLIQGGYAQAMICGGCEAAITPLSVAGFAACKALSFRNDDPTHACRPFDRDRDGFVMGEGAGILILEELQHALSRGARIYGEIIGYAMTCDAYHMTSPVPGGEGAARAIQLALKDAGITPEQVTYINAHGTSTPANDSNETKAIKTALGNHAYQVAVSSTKSMTGHLLGGSGGIEAVATVLAIANEKIPPTINLENPDAECDLDYVPHTSRAQTIEVALSNSFGFGGHNVTLVFKKY; this is translated from the coding sequence ATGACAGATTATATACGTAAACGTGTTGTGGTAACTGGTGTTGGCGCGATTACACCTATTGGCAACACATCGGCGGAATATTGGGAAGGATTAGTCAACGGACGCAATGGTATCGACTACATCACACATTTTGATGCGTCCAGCCATGATTGTCGGATTGCTGGTGAAGTAAAAAACTTCGATCCTCATGAATATTTAGAGCGCAAAGAAGTCAAGCGCATGGATCGATTTTCGCAGTTTGGGGTTTCAGCAGCAAAACAGGCATTGGCTGACGCAAACCTAGTAATTAATGAGCTAAACGCTGAACAGATAGGGGTAATTATTGGTTCTGGCGTAGGCGGGATTAAGGTATTAGAAGACCAGCAAACGGTTTATCTAAATCGTGGCCCTGATCGCTGTAGTCCCTTCATGATCCCAATGATGATTGCTAATATGGCAGCCGGATTGACAGCCATTCACACTGGGGCGAAAGGGCCAAACAACTGTACTGTAACTGCTTGCGCTGCTGGTTCTAACGCCATTGGGGATGCTTTTCGCCTGATTCAAGGAGGGTACGCCCAAGCCATGATTTGCGGTGGCTGTGAAGCAGCAATTACACCTTTATCTGTAGCTGGATTTGCCGCCTGTAAAGCCTTGTCCTTCCGCAATGATGATCCGACTCATGCTTGCCGTCCCTTTGACCGCGATCGCGATGGATTTGTCATGGGTGAAGGTGCGGGAATTTTAATTTTAGAAGAACTGCAACACGCTCTCAGTCGTGGCGCACGCATTTATGGGGAAATCATTGGTTATGCGATGACTTGTGATGCTTATCACATGACCTCCCCAGTTCCCGGTGGTGAAGGTGCAGCTAGAGCCATTCAACTAGCACTCAAGGATGCAGGTATTACCCCAGAACAAGTAACCTACATCAACGCACATGGTACTAGCACTCCAGCTAACGACTCCAACGAAACCAAAGCCATAAAAACAGCCTTGGGCAACCATGCTTATCAAGTAGCAGTCAGCTCTACTAAGTCGATGACAGGTCATTTGTTGGGTGGTTCTGGTGGTATTGAAGCCGTTGCAACCGTACTAGCGATCGCCAACGAAAAAATTCCCCCAACCATTAATCTCGAAAATCCTGACGCTGAGTGTGACTTGGATTATGTTCCTCACACTAGCCGCGCCCAAACAATTGAAGTGGCTCTATCCAATTCCTTTGGCTTTGGTGGCCATAATGTCACCCTAGTCTTTAAAAAGTACTGA
- the crtO gene encoding beta-carotene ketolase CrtO, with protein MQEYDVVIIGAGHNGLVCAAYLLKAGYSVLLLEKRSVPGGAATTEECLPKEAPGFKFNLCAIDHEFIHLGPVVEELELKKYGLEYLECDPVVFCPHPDGKYFLGHKSLEKTCAEIARYSERDAKKYAEFTEYWQRALGAMIPMFNAPPKSIIDIAGNYDITKIKDLFSVIGSPNKTLDFIRNMMTSAEDLLNEWFDSEFLKAPLARLASELGAPPSQKTIAIGAIMMAMRHNPGMARPRGGTGALVKALVNLVTSKGGTILTDQHVEKVLIDNGKAVGVRVAGGTEYRAKYGVISNIDAKRLFLQMTDKSDIDSADPDLWERLERRIVNNNETILKIDLALDEPLRFPFHAHKDEYLVGSILIADSVAHVEQAHSKCTLGEIPDSDPSMYVVMPSFLDPTLAPPGKHTVWIEFFAPYQIAGAEGTGLKGTGWTDELKNQVADKVVDKLATYAPNVKTATIARRVESPAELGERLGAYKGNYYHVDMTLDQMVFFRPLPEIANYKTPIDNLFLTGAGTHPGGSISGMPGRNCARVFLQSKHPITQTLKDARDSIKSTVESVFGIV; from the coding sequence ATGCAAGAGTATGATGTTGTAATTATCGGTGCAGGACATAACGGACTAGTTTGTGCAGCATATTTGCTCAAAGCTGGCTATAGTGTCCTACTTTTAGAAAAACGTTCTGTCCCTGGCGGTGCAGCAACAACTGAAGAATGTTTACCTAAAGAAGCCCCCGGATTTAAATTTAATTTGTGTGCCATTGACCATGAATTTATTCACTTGGGGCCAGTAGTTGAAGAATTAGAACTGAAAAAATATGGCTTAGAATATTTGGAATGTGATCCAGTAGTTTTCTGTCCTCATCCCGACGGCAAGTATTTTTTAGGACATAAATCATTAGAGAAAACTTGTGCCGAAATTGCCCGTTATAGCGAACGTGATGCCAAAAAATATGCCGAATTTACTGAATATTGGCAACGGGCATTAGGAGCAATGATTCCAATGTTTAATGCACCGCCAAAGTCAATTATTGATATTGCGGGTAACTACGACATCACAAAAATCAAAGATTTATTTTCAGTCATTGGTTCACCAAATAAAACATTGGATTTTATTCGCAACATGATGACCAGTGCTGAAGATTTACTTAATGAGTGGTTTGATTCAGAATTTTTAAAAGCACCACTAGCCAGATTAGCATCAGAATTAGGTGCGCCACCATCACAAAAAACCATTGCGATCGGTGCAATTATGATGGCAATGCGTCATAATCCTGGCATGGCAAGACCACGTGGCGGCACTGGTGCATTAGTCAAAGCTTTGGTGAATTTAGTCACCAGTAAAGGCGGCACTATTCTCACAGATCAGCATGTTGAAAAAGTGTTGATTGATAATGGTAAAGCTGTTGGTGTGCGCGTTGCTGGTGGTACAGAATATCGGGCAAAATACGGCGTAATTTCTAATATTGATGCCAAGCGGTTGTTTTTGCAAATGACCGATAAAAGCGATATTGACTCAGCCGATCCTGATTTGTGGGAAAGATTAGAACGCCGCATTGTTAACAATAACGAAACCATCCTGAAAATAGATTTGGCTTTAGATGAACCTCTGCGCTTTCCTTTCCACGCGCACAAAGATGAGTATCTGGTTGGTTCTATCTTAATTGCAGATTCAGTTGCCCATGTGGAACAGGCTCATAGTAAGTGTACCTTGGGCGAAATCCCTGATTCTGATCCATCAATGTATGTGGTCATGCCGAGTTTCCTTGACCCCACCTTAGCACCACCAGGAAAACATACTGTCTGGATTGAATTTTTTGCCCCTTATCAAATTGCTGGTGCAGAAGGTACAGGCTTAAAAGGTACTGGTTGGACTGATGAATTGAAAAATCAAGTTGCTGACAAGGTAGTTGATAAGTTAGCTACTTACGCACCTAATGTCAAAACTGCGACTATTGCTCGTCGGGTGGAAAGTCCCGCAGAATTGGGAGAAAGATTAGGCGCATACAAAGGAAATTACTATCACGTCGATATGACTTTAGATCAGATGGTGTTTTTCCGACCCTTACCAGAAATCGCCAACTACAAAACCCCTATTGACAATTTATTCTTAACTGGCGCGGGTACTCATCCAGGTGGTTCAATTTCTGGAATGCCAGGACGCAACTGTGCGCGGGTATTTTTACAATCGAAGCATCCCATTACTCAGACTTTGAAAGATGCTAGAGATTCGATTAAATCGACAGTCGAATCTGTATTTGGGATTGTTTAG